The sequence GAAAAAGTTGCGAACATCCGCATTATTGATACTTCCCCTGAGTTTCTCGCGCCGCCAATTGTCGCTTCCGGCAAGGTTAATGACACGCTTTTTAAGAAAATGCAGAGCATACTGGTAAATATGCACAAAGACGATGAAGGGCGCAGGATACTCGGCGGCATTCTCGTCGACAGGCTTATTCCGCCGGACAGTCACAGTCTGGACAGCATGATAGAGATGAAGAAGTTTTTAGATGCGCATTCCCGCTAGATTCATCCCCGATTCCTTTCGGAACCGGGTTCTTATGCTGATAGTTTTTCTGGGGATTTCGGCTATGGTGCTTGAGCTTGCCATAGTCACATCCTTCCAGTACCAGTTCATACGCAGAGGGGCGGAGAATACACTCGCCAGCCAGCATAAGGTCATAGAGTCCTACATATCCGAGGCGATGCTCTATGACAATATCTTTGACATGTACTCCCTGCTGAAAGCCTCAACCGATGCCCACGAATTCATAAAGAATATTTACCTTTTCGACAGCTCCGGAAGGCTTGTTGTGGATGCCCTCACGGAGGGCGGCTGGGATGAGTCCATGCGTGAGGGCTGGTATTTTGAATATAAGATACTAGCTAAAAACGAAGTGATAGGCGAGGTGGTGTACGTTCTGAACAGCGGCTATGTAAATAATGCCGTTGCGCTTCAGTTTCTGGAAACATGTCTTTTCTTCCTTATTCTTCTGGGAGCGGGGCTTGTGTTCGCCACAAAAATATCCGTATTCATCACGGAGCCTCTTCTTTCACTTTCAAACGAGATAAACAAGTTTACTCTGGACAACCTGCCGGAAAAGATTGAAACGGATAAATACGCCACAACCGAGATAAAGGCTCTTGCGGAAACTCTGGGGAATATGTCTCGCACGCTCAAGGACGCCCTGAATGAGATTTACCGCCAGAGTGAACAGCTTAAAAGAAGCGAAAGGCTTGCTACAGTGGGAACAATGGCGGCGGGACTTGCCCACGAGCTTAAAAATCCTATTATGACAATAAATCTGCTTTCCATGAGCCTTAAGGAGAATCATTCAGACCCTCAGTCCGCGGAGGATCTCGCTGTTATGCGCAAAGAATCGGACAGGATAGTGGCGACGCTTAACGACTTCCTCAGCCTCTCCCGTCCCATGGAGGTGAAGCCTGAGAAAATTTCCGCTCATGCCGTAACAGCCTATCTTGTGCAGTATGTCAAAAGCAGATTTAAGGACAGCCTCACCGCCACGGTTCAGGCGGGAAGCAACATAGGCTTTGTGAGTGACCCTGAAAAGCTGTATCAGGTTATGATCAGCATGGTTCATAATTCCGCAGAGGCCGGAGCTACAAAGGTTCATTTCGGTTTCGGCAGGGAAAGCGGTTTTGCGGTGTTTGAAATTTCGGACAACGGATGCGGAATCCCGCAGGAGAAGCAGTCTAAGATCTTCATGCCGTTTTACACCTCCAAGGCGACCGGCACAGGGCTGGGGCTGACATATACAGAAATGATTCTGGAGATTCTCGGCGGCGGAATAGAACTGGATAAAGAATACTCAGGCGGTGCAAAATTCATTATAAAAGTGAAGGATCATGAAAAAGATACTGATAATTGATGATGATACGTCCCTCTGCTACGGCATGAAGCGGGTTCTCTCCGGCAGATACTCCGTTTCCACCGTCTCATCCTCGGAGGAGGCCTTCGAGCATCTGGGAAACGGCAGTTTCAGCCTTATTCTGCTTGATTACAGGCTGGGCTCCGAGAACGGTCTTGAGGTTCTGGAAAAAATAAAAGAGCTCTCCCGTACTGTTCCGGTGGTCATGCTCACCGCCTTCGGCACAAGTGACACCGTGCTTGACTCGTTTAAACTCGGAGCGGCGGATTTCCTCGTGAAGCCGGTTGATTATGAAGAGCTTACCGACTGCATAGAAAAGTACGCCCGCCCCGAAAAAATATCCTGCGGGGAGGATGCGCTGCCTGTGGAGGAGCTCGGTGAAACAGGCTCCGCCTTCGTGGGCTCATCACGCAAGATCCGCGACGTGTTCAAACTGATCGCCACAGTCGCAAACTCAAATACGCCAGTGTTCATAACAGGGGAAAGCGGGACGGGCAAGGAGTTGATAGCCGGTCTTGTTCATGAAAGGAGCCACCGCAGGGACAAGCCCTTTGTGGTGATAAACTGCGCGGCTATCCCCCGTGAGCTCCTTGAGAGCGAGCTCTTCGGGTATGTTAAGGGTGCGTTTACCGGAGCCCATCAGGACAGAACGGGCAAATTTGAAGCAGCCCACACCGGAACCCTGTTTCTGGACGAAATAGGGGAGCTGCCCGTGGAGCTTCAGTCTAAGATGCTGAGAGTGCTCCAGAACGGCACAATAGAGAGGCTGGGTTCAAATAAGTCCGTTCATGTGGACGTACGCATTGTTTCCGCCACAAACAGGAACATCGCAGAACTCATAGCCGCAGGGGAGTTTCGTTCGGATCTCTTCTACAGGCTGAATGTTGTGGACATAAAGCTTCCTCCCTTAAGGGAAAGAACGGACGACATACCGCCGCTTGCAGCGTTTTTTGCCGCGAAATATTCCCTTGAGGCGGGAAAAAGCATCTGCTGCATAGACAGGGAGGTGGTGGATATATTCAGAGCCTACTCTTGGCCGGGAAACATCAGAGAGATGCAGAACGTTATCAAAAAGGCGGTTATACTCTCCTCCTCAAACCGTATCACCGAATCGGACATACAGCTTGCGGGGCAGGAAGCGGAAAAGCCCGAGAGCAGCTCTGCCGCCGTGTGGGAATACTTTTTTGCAAAATTCCCGTCAGATACGCTTAACAGCAGCGTTGAGGAGCTGGAAAAGATACTCATAGAGAAAAGTCTGCTGAAAAACTCAAATCACCTGACACATACAGCTGAGGAGCTTGGAATAACCAGAGTAACCCTGAACGCGAAAATGAAGAAATACGGCATTAATATTTAACATTAATTTGTATAGTTTTTATACAAAATCGTATAGAAACTATACTTAGATATGTCTAATTATTCAGTTTTATCAATATGTTACAGTGACAGTACATGGCATCCGTTTTGCATTAAACGATTAAGTTAAGTTTAACTTAGGAGGAACGGATGCGTATAAGCAGAAGGAATTTTATTAAAGCTTCCGCCGCCGCAGGTGCCATAGCCGCGGTGGGCTGCGGTGTTTCCGGCAACGCCCTTGCCCCGGCAAAAGGCGAAAAGAAAATAGGCGAGGCTCCCGGCAAATGGATTTCCACATCCTGTCAGGGCTGTACAACGTGGGATCCAATACAGATTTTCGTTCAGGACGGAAGAGCAGTAAAGGTAAGGGGTAACCCCAACAGCAAGTCCAATCATGGAACATGCTGTCCAAGAGCGCACCTCACACTTCAGCAGGTCTATGACCCAGACAGAGTTAAAGTGCCGATGAAGAGAACAAACCCTAAAAAAGGCAGAGGCGTTGATCCCCAATTCGTGCCTATTTCATGGGACGAGGCTCTCAACACCATAGCGGATAAAATGATGGAGCTGCGCAACAACGGCGAGGCTCACAAATACATGCTGAACCGCGGGCGCTACACGCACATGAATGTTCTTATTTATGACGCGATGACAAAGATCTACGGTTCACCCAACAACATCAGCCACTCATCAATCTGTGCCGAGGCTGAGAAGTCCGGCTCATTCTTCACTGAAGGTCTCTGGGATTACCGTGATTATGACATGGTCAATACCAAGTTTATGCTGATCTGGGGTCTTGATCCGCTCAGCTCAAACCGTCAGGTTCCGTACACAATCAAAATGTTCGGTGATATTCTTGACCGTGCCAAGGTTGTGGTTGTTGATCCCAAGATGAACGCCTCATCCGCAAAGGCTCACGACTGGCTTCCAGTTATTCCCGGTGAAGACGGAGCGCTTGCTGTGGCTATGGCTCACGTTATCCTCACTGAGGGTCTTTGGTATAAAGAGTTTGTGGGTGATTTCAGCGATGGGGTAAACCGTTTTAAAATGGGTGAAACCGTTGCGGAAGACACATTTAAGGAGATCCAGACCAACGGTGTGGTCAAATGGTGGAACATAGAGCTTAAGGACAAAACCCCCGAATGGGCTGAGAAGCTCTGCGGTGTTCCTGCCTCTAAGATTTACCAAACGGCGCGGGATATGGCAAAAGCGGCTCCGAATGTTGCCGTATGGCTCGGACCGGGTGCGGCTATGCACGTGAGAGGAACTTACTCCGCCATGTCAGTTCACGCTCTCAGCGGACTGATGGGCAGCAGCGACAACATAGGCGGCTCACTGGCAGGAATGAAAGTTCTCGGTAACGGTCTTCAGAAGCTTGACGGCTATCTTGATGAAACAGCAAAGAAAAAGAATAAGAAAATAGACCAGAGAGGAACCCTTGCCTTTCCGGCGATGGCAAGCGGCAAACCGGGCAGCGGTGTTATCACGAATAACCTGCCCGATGCGATAATGGCTAAAAAACCCTATGACATCAAAATGGGTCTCGGCTATATGAACAACTTTCCCTTCTCCGGCACAGGCGCTCAGAGATGGGAGAAAATGTTCGCCGAAAACGAAATTTTCTATGTTCACCTCACAACCCATGCCTCAGAACTTACAATGTTCGCCGACATTGTGCTTCCTGCCGCTCAGACAACCACAGAAAAGTGGGCATACCTGAAGAACAAGGGCGGTCAGTTCGGTTACAGCACAATTCTTCAGCCTGTAATCAAGCCTGTATGGGACGTTAAGGCGGATGAAACGGAAATTCCTTTCCTTCTGGCGAAAAAGTTTGCCGAAAGGGGATTTACAAACCTTCTGGATTTTTACATGAACGAATTTAAAGATGTCGAAACCGGAAAAGCACCCGCAGACGAGAAAGAATTTACCGTAAACGCCGTGAAATACTATACCCAGCCCGCATGGGCAAACGCAGACCCCGCTCAGGGCGATGTGATCGGCTCATGGGAAAAATTCAAAGAGGTCGGTGTGTGGAACTCTGCTTCCTATAAATTCAAAGGGCGCTGGGGCAAATATAAAACCGTAACTCAGAAATTCGAGTTTTACAGCGAAACGCTTAAAAAAGCTCTCAATGAGCATGCCGCAAACAACAAAGTTGATGTGGATAAGGTTCTTGAGGTCTGCAATTACGAAGCCAGAGGAGAGAAAGCGTTTGTTCCTCATTATGAGTCTCCCTTCCGTTACGGAAGCATGGAAGAATATCCTTTCACCTTTGTTGATCATAAGTCACGTCTGAATAAGGAAGGAAGAAGCGCCAACTGTACATGGTACATGGAGTTCAAGAAGGTTGACGCAGGCGACGCAAGCTGGGAGGACGTTCTCAAGATGAATCCCGCAGATGCTCAGAAACTCGGTATTGCCGACGGCGGAATGGCGAAAATATCTTCCGTATCCGGAACATTCCTCACCAAAGTTCGCTACTGGGAAGGCATACGCCCGGGAACAGTGGCTAAGGCTTACGGTCAGGGGCATTGGGCATACGGTAAGGTCGCTTCCAAGAAGTTCGGCAAAGAGGCTTACACATTCAATAATAACGAGCTCATCCCCGCTGACTACGACAGGCTCACCGGAGCGACAGCAAGAAACGGCGGTCTTTGCGGCGTCAAAATCGAGAAGGCGTAAGGAGGTAGAAAATGGCTCAATACTGTATGGTAATAGATCTTCAGAAATGCGCAGGGTGCGGAGCGTGCGGAATCGCCTGCAAAACGGAAAACAACACCCCCGACAGAAAAAACGGGCAAACCTTCAACTGGGCTGATTACGTGATCAAGATGGAAGGCAGGTTCCCCGATGTGAGCTTCGCTGCCATCCCCGTTCTCTGCAACCACTGCTCAAACGCGGCATGTGTCGAGGCGTGCCCCGTTGAGCCCAAGGCGATGTTCAAAACGCCCGAAGGCATAACTATGCACAACGATGAACGCTGCATCGGCTGCCGTTCCTGTCAGATAGCATGCCCTTACAGCGCGGAGGATATTGAGGCTGAAAAAGCGGAGTACAGCGTAATCAGCTTTAACTTTGACGGTGAGGATGTGCAGTCCGCCTACACTTCA is a genomic window of Geovibrio thiophilus containing:
- a CDS encoding molybdopterin-dependent oxidoreductase, whose amino-acid sequence is MRISRRNFIKASAAAGAIAAVGCGVSGNALAPAKGEKKIGEAPGKWISTSCQGCTTWDPIQIFVQDGRAVKVRGNPNSKSNHGTCCPRAHLTLQQVYDPDRVKVPMKRTNPKKGRGVDPQFVPISWDEALNTIADKMMELRNNGEAHKYMLNRGRYTHMNVLIYDAMTKIYGSPNNISHSSICAEAEKSGSFFTEGLWDYRDYDMVNTKFMLIWGLDPLSSNRQVPYTIKMFGDILDRAKVVVVDPKMNASSAKAHDWLPVIPGEDGALAVAMAHVILTEGLWYKEFVGDFSDGVNRFKMGETVAEDTFKEIQTNGVVKWWNIELKDKTPEWAEKLCGVPASKIYQTARDMAKAAPNVAVWLGPGAAMHVRGTYSAMSVHALSGLMGSSDNIGGSLAGMKVLGNGLQKLDGYLDETAKKKNKKIDQRGTLAFPAMASGKPGSGVITNNLPDAIMAKKPYDIKMGLGYMNNFPFSGTGAQRWEKMFAENEIFYVHLTTHASELTMFADIVLPAAQTTTEKWAYLKNKGGQFGYSTILQPVIKPVWDVKADETEIPFLLAKKFAERGFTNLLDFYMNEFKDVETGKAPADEKEFTVNAVKYYTQPAWANADPAQGDVIGSWEKFKEVGVWNSASYKFKGRWGKYKTVTQKFEFYSETLKKALNEHAANNKVDVDKVLEVCNYEARGEKAFVPHYESPFRYGSMEEYPFTFVDHKSRLNKEGRSANCTWYMEFKKVDAGDASWEDVLKMNPADAQKLGIADGGMAKISSVSGTFLTKVRYWEGIRPGTVAKAYGQGHWAYGKVASKKFGKEAYTFNNNELIPADYDRLTGATARNGGLCGVKIEKA
- a CDS encoding sigma-54-dependent transcriptional regulator, whose protein sequence is MKKILIIDDDTSLCYGMKRVLSGRYSVSTVSSSEEAFEHLGNGSFSLILLDYRLGSENGLEVLEKIKELSRTVPVVMLTAFGTSDTVLDSFKLGAADFLVKPVDYEELTDCIEKYARPEKISCGEDALPVEELGETGSAFVGSSRKIRDVFKLIATVANSNTPVFITGESGTGKELIAGLVHERSHRRDKPFVVINCAAIPRELLESELFGYVKGAFTGAHQDRTGKFEAAHTGTLFLDEIGELPVELQSKMLRVLQNGTIERLGSNKSVHVDVRIVSATNRNIAELIAAGEFRSDLFYRLNVVDIKLPPLRERTDDIPPLAAFFAAKYSLEAGKSICCIDREVVDIFRAYSWPGNIREMQNVIKKAVILSSSNRITESDIQLAGQEAEKPESSSAAVWEYFFAKFPSDTLNSSVEELEKILIEKSLLKNSNHLTHTAEELGITRVTLNAKMKKYGINI
- a CDS encoding 4Fe-4S dicluster domain-containing protein, which encodes MAQYCMVIDLQKCAGCGACGIACKTENNTPDRKNGQTFNWADYVIKMEGRFPDVSFAAIPVLCNHCSNAACVEACPVEPKAMFKTPEGITMHNDERCIGCRSCQIACPYSAEDIEAEKAEYSVISFNFDGEDVQSAYTSKAALIPGGTSAGAEIAKKTGGLPPYKTDYSHPEYEAVRRAGVTEKCYLCHHRLMVNEKPWCVKSCPSGARVVGDKNDPSSEVSKLLAKYPSMVLKPEEGTKPNVYYIRNFKV
- a CDS encoding ATP-binding protein, producing the protein MLIVFLGISAMVLELAIVTSFQYQFIRRGAENTLASQHKVIESYISEAMLYDNIFDMYSLLKASTDAHEFIKNIYLFDSSGRLVVDALTEGGWDESMREGWYFEYKILAKNEVIGEVVYVLNSGYVNNAVALQFLETCLFFLILLGAGLVFATKISVFITEPLLSLSNEINKFTLDNLPEKIETDKYATTEIKALAETLGNMSRTLKDALNEIYRQSEQLKRSERLATVGTMAAGLAHELKNPIMTINLLSMSLKENHSDPQSAEDLAVMRKESDRIVATLNDFLSLSRPMEVKPEKISAHAVTAYLVQYVKSRFKDSLTATVQAGSNIGFVSDPEKLYQVMISMVHNSAEAGATKVHFGFGRESGFAVFEISDNGCGIPQEKQSKIFMPFYTSKATGTGLGLTYTEMILEILGGGIELDKEYSGGAKFIIKVKDHEKDTDN